The sequence below is a genomic window from Monodelphis domestica isolate mMonDom1 chromosome 2, mMonDom1.pri, whole genome shotgun sequence.
agattaatatttattaatttcaaaCAATAAAGTCACAACAAGCAATTGGAAGGTGTTCCTATTTGGGAGCACTAACGAATTAACTCCAAAGGTCATTTAAGTCCTGATTACTTAGTACAAAGTAGTAGTGGTCAATGGAAGTAAGTCCTTATTCTAgatcatttttcaatttaatttaaatatagcgtagtgtgtatatatgtatatatacacacgttcttatgtatatgtattcatagttacatactcatatatacattACATATTCGCACATATTTAAATTtatcctttttgcctcattatcTAGAAGCAGCCAAATAAAACTTTATCATCCCAGCAGCTTCCATAATTAGTATTAATTCAACATTATTCATAAGAGCCGAGTTATACTGTTTCTTCAGTTTGACATGACAAGTTtggcttttaatttttatatgtccAATCTCTTTCCCAGTCTACATTGCTGGATCGCTATCCATAATCTATCCTCCCAATTAAGAGAGTACTCCAAGGCCTACGCCTCTTACTCTCTCTGCATATGGCTGCCACCTAAATCTATTCAGCCCTAAGCCTCTTCCCCTGACTCCAGTCCCCTGTCTGAAAGAGAACTCTTCTTTTCCCTCAAGTCCAGCCCCTCTTCCAgcctttcctctttctgtccagAACTCCATCCTTCTTATTGCACAGGGCACGATccaggagtcatcctggattcgcACGCTCTCTCCTGGCACCTCTATACCCCCTTCGTTGCTTCTCTTGCTCTACAATGTCTCTtagctcagtttccttttctcttctcacatGGTCCACATCCTAGCTTGGCACCTCATCACCTCTCCATGACTCTCCAATCATCTAATTTACTCCCTGCCTCgcctttccttctcccatctgTCTTCCACACACTCCTGGCCGAGTCCCTTGCTGGCTCCTCACTGCCTACAGAGTGAAACGTCACTCCATCAAGTTCAGCATTTAAACCTTCATGGCCTAGTTACAGCCAATAAGACGATGCTCCCTTTGGGCACTTAGCAGCCTAGCCAAACTGGTTTTTTTACTGCTCCTCACACACGTTCCCCATGCCAGGAATGCACTCCCTCTTTACCTCTGCCTGGAAGAACCCCCCAGTTTCTTTTAAATCTGCTCAGACCACCCCAAATTGCTAATGCCCTTTCCCTCCCAAATTcccttatatttacttatatacgTACATACTATCTCCCCTGACAGAacataatctccttgagggcaagggctgtttCATTTGATTTGCATATCCCCAGGATCTCCGCGTTCCTAATAACTTCTGCACTTTGGCCTGCCACTCCATCTGTGAGTCGGCTGTGGCCCATTTTCTGATGCTGGGCCTCTGGGCACTTTGACAGACTGGTGTTCACCAGCAGATAGTGTCACCAGCACATTCGTAAAGGAGGTCTAGTTTGGGCACTCTGTTGGCATAAACTTCCTTCTCTTCATACTGTAGATTAACAAGTGGCCCTAAGGCTGATGTAACTTAAATTATGGAACCCGTGATCAGGAtgtatttttcatgttttctggACAATTGAtttgataatgaaaaataaagtgggaaaaaacCAGTTACTAGATCTAAATACCTAGATATCTGCAAGGAGATCAATGTCCATTAATATTAGGAAATGATGAAGGCTTAGATCTACATAGACTTCTACCTGATTAGAAACAATGTCCAAGCTTCTACCAGAATAGCTTTATGCTTTCCTTTGTGTAGTGGGTCACAAAGGCTGGCTCTGAATCCTACTACCAGGATTAATGACTCATTGTGTGAACTTCAGGCTATTTCACCCTTCTGAGATGCAAGGTCCTTCACCAGCAAAATGGGGGAATGTGCTTGCAGTGCCTGCCTCAGGCACTTGTAAGGGTATCGCTCTGAGGCACGACAGATAATTTGATCAGCTGCCAAGAACCTGGTTCAAGGTGGGGTACTTGTGGTTTAGAGCCAGTCAACCCCTCCCCCTAGGTCTGTGTCATCGTCTATGATATGAGCCAGCTAGAGTAGATCGTGTTGAAGATCCTGCCAGTGCCAAGATCTCATGATGCCAAACATCCAAACATTTTCAATTCCTTCTACACACTGTCACGAATGAGGCTTCACCACACTGATGTGGAGATGTGAAGTCATCTGTCCATAGCTGGGATCATAAAACCTACCCAAGAATCTTGGGTCCTGGATTTctaccttccttttcctctcataTTATTCAAACTAAAGGAATAGCTCTGAAAACAAATGACAAATGTAGATCATATTTATACCTCTATGcaaaggcagcaagaatctatcaAGATTTTATATCCACAATTGTTCCAATCACAGTTTTTAAGACAGAAATAAAGCTATTCAGGGCTTCTGCCTTGACGTGGCTTTGCTTCACTGAGAGGCGCACTTGCAAGTGCTCAGGATCTAATAGCAGTTCCGTTAGGAAGACACAGCCTGAACCATCCTGGGCACTAAGATAGGCCTTCCAGGGCTGGACACCAGCCTTGCTCAGGGCGATGGTCTGGATGTTCACCATTTGCAGAGCTGTCTGGATGGTGTCCGGATGGGCTACTCCTTGCCAGGGCAGAACTTCTTGGTGGGCCACTTCCAGGCTCAGCCAAGTTTTCTCAAACTGCTCAGCAGTCAGCTGGCCATTTGGAACTAGGAGGAAAGATCCTGAGTCAGACAAAGGCTGCAGTTCTGCTTTGTTCTCTGAAATTAAAGATcctaagataaaaagaaaaataaatttctataagAGATGTGCTCAATATGTATATTATGTGTTTAAATGCCAAAATCTCTAAAAGtatagagcatttttcatctttggaaatgatattttaataatggttttacACTGGTTTAATAACCAGTACTCAAAAGTATAGTGATGATTTCACTTAGATAAACTTTTCtcaatgaacaaaataaataaaggttgccctttattttggggggaaaaaggataaagaattaaaaatatatctatcATGGCAGGGTAATAATATAGGTTCTAAGCCTCCCCTCAAAGATTTTACCTGATGGAGAGAGGACCCCCGTGCCTGAAGGTTCAGGACCACGAGGCTCTGACACCTGAAGCGAAGAGATAGCTGCCCAGCACGCTTTGCTGTACATCGGCACTAATGTGTTAAACTCAGAGGCCCAGCTGTTCACAGGTCTTTCTGCTTGGTCCTCCAGGAGTCCAAGAGAAGGGTCAGACTTGGGGCTACATAGGATTTGCTTCACCTCATCAATGCCAGTTAAGAGGAGGCGATAGTAGAAGAGCCCACGGTCCCGTATTGCCATATCCTTTTCCTCCTCTAGGATAGAAAATCAAAGAGATCCAAATGATTTTAACATTCTCTCAACATCCTCCTGCCATGTATATTCCATTCTgatgtaaatatgaaaaaaggaaaaaggagagggaggaaaaacagCAAACAAGAAGAGAAGTGGACCCAGGAACACTATGCAGTTTCTTCTCAGCACCCAGTCATATTCTGCCCTTAAGCCAAAGTCATAGAGATTTATCATTGTTAGTTTGGGGCAGATGCTTTTCCTCCCAAGGGACCCACCTATGCAGTAATATAGCAGACGACCCAACATGTCCTGGCACTCAGCAGGGCGGGAGAGAAAGAGGCGCAGCAGTGCGGTCAATAACTCCATCTTAACTCCTGGAAATGTCTCCGCCTTCACATTTTCcacaaagtcctccaacacataTGGAGCATTTGGGATTGTTTCCCCATGTACTCCAAGGAGCCAGATCAGTGCCTGCTTCCCCTAGGGAGTCAAGGAAGAAAGAGGCCTGTAAAGTGCAGGAGGTGACAGGGCAAGTGAGGGTCAGTTTTCTCTGTCCTAGcagaaggggaaaatgtataaCCTTCTAGTGTAGCTACTGCTGCAGATTCTCTCCACTAGAATCTGCCATAAATGAGGCAGATGTCACCACACAGAAGTGACTAAGTAGGAGAGTGCTCCCATGGTTTCCAGAACCTGGGTTTATTTGGCAGGATAGTTTCCTTTACTTTGAAGCCATTTgcttgatttttccatttttccactgtTGGGGTGGGGGATGGAGATGCCAAATGAACTTCACTAATAATACAGCAACAACTAATGTTGACATAGGGTTTTGAGGTTTTCAAAATgcttatatatatttcatttgatcttactAATAATCcaggaaggtaggtgctattattattctaattttgcagagaaggaaactgaagccaccAGAGGTAcgatttgcccagaatcaaacagctagtaagtatgtgagaaAGAATCAAGCTCACCTCTTCTTAACTTGGCATCctatattctatccactatgccacacagCTGCCTCATTAAATTTCACTAAAATTGCTGCCAAAGGATAGAGTCCCAAACTACTTGAGAGGAAAATGTTAACAACTCATTTGTGATTCAAACATATAAACTATATCTAGAAGACCCCATTTCAGACCCTAGTTGGGAAAGTAATGTTATATCAGCTTAGTGAACGGTCTAAgcatccctctctctttctgggaGAAAATAAGGCTGATaaacccagcaactatatgaacacaattacaaaatactcttcacacaaataaagtcagacctaaacaagtggaaaaacattATTTGCTCATGGATAAGGAAAGcacatattataaaaatgataatcctacctaaattaatttcccCAGTTAGtactataccaatcaaactacccaaacattatttcatagaactcaaaaaaatgacaacaaaatttatctggaagaacaaaaggccaagaaaatcaatggaatcaatgaaaaaatttgaaggaagacgGCCTCCccataccagatttcaaactatattataaagtggtaaatcatcaaaataatctggtactggctaaaaaacagagtagtggatcaatggaatagattatgtAATCAACACAGAAGAGTTAATGTCCATGACAAGGTActatttgacaaacccaaagatccaagcttttggtcTTGGAAAGAGCtcactatttgtcaaaaactgctgggaaaactagaaaacagtatggcagaaactaggcagagGCCAATATCTCACTCCATACACTAGCataaagttaaaatggatacttgatctagaaataaagggtgacaacataaattagaggaacatgaaAAAATTTGCCCATCAGActaatggagaagggaaaaatttctGATGATTAAACAAGtcacagagaacattacaaaaaatgaaatggataaattcgactgcattaaattaaaaagtttccatataaacagaaccaatgcaaccaaaattagaaggcaagcaactgaggggatgcccttcaattggggaatggctgaacaaattgtggtatatgttggtgatggaatactattgtgctaaaagaaataataaagtggaggaattccatggagactggaacaacctccaggaagtgatgcagagtgagaggagcagaaccaggagaacactgtacacagagactgatatactgtggttcaatcgagcgtaatggatttctccattactgtcaatgcaatatccctgaacaatttgcagggatctaggagaaaaaacactacccacaagcagaggacaaatagtgggagtaaaaacaacgaggaaaagcaactgcttgactacaggggttgaggggaaatgactgaggagagactttaaatgaacaccccaattaaaataccaacaacatggaaatgggttcagatcaaggacacatgtgatacccggAAGAATCACGCgctggctatggggggggggggggatgatctttgtttccaatgaataatgtttgaaaatgacctaataaaataatatttaaaaggaaaaaaatagaaagcaagcaacaaatttggaaaaaaaaatttatatcatGTATCTGggaaaagacctcatttctcaaatatatcgagaattgagtcaaatttataaggacaCGAGGCATtcccaaatttaaaaatggacaaaggatatgaaGGCAGTtcttaagagaaagaaattaaaactatttatagacatatgaaaaaatgctccaaatcacttgattagagaaatgtaaattaaaacaaattaaaagataTCACTTTACACCtttcatattggctaatatgaccaaaaaggaaaatgataaatattaaaggggatatgggaaaattgggacactaatattcTGTTAATGGAACTGTGAaccaatacaaccattctggagagcaatatggaaccagcctcaaagagtcataaaactatgacccagcaatatcactattgcatctgtatcccaaagagatcagagataaggaaaaaggacctatttttaccaaaatatatttagctttttatgtagtggcaaagaattggaaactgagggggttatccatcacttggggaatggatgaataagttgtggtacatggttgtaatggaatactattgtgccataagaaatgattaacaggatgaattcagaaaaactgaaaagacttatatgaactgatgcaaagtgaagtgaggagaaccaggagaacaatgtacatggTAACAGACATATTATATGATGATTctctgtgaaggactaaaccattataaGCAAAGCAAGTTTCTAAGATAACCACAAAGGACTCAAGataaataatgctatccacagccaaagaaggaactgttagagtCTAAGTGTAAatcaaagtatgccatcttcTTCTTTGTTTACATCACagagtttttaattttatgtatgatATGTGTTTACTATGATAGGAGCcaaaatggaaatattcattGCATGAAAGTACTGTATAACTTTTATCAAACTCTTAAccacagttgggggggggggggaagataggaagaaaatctgaatcctaaaatgtcagaaaacaattgtcaaaaattgtttctacatgtaactaaaaaaattaagaccCACCACcaacaaatagaaagaaaataaggctGAAACTCTTACCTCACTGTCCTGGATGCTCTCCTCACAGCCAGGGAGGGCCTGACATATAGCCTCCGTGCACTGAGGACAAAGCCAAACCAGGTTTCGGAAAGTCTGCACCACCGCTACAGCAAAACACAAAACAGAGAATACCACAAAAATATGAAGTCTCACATGGAAAAGCAAATCGGGATCTGACTAGATCAAAGTTCCTTATGAGTCTTTGTAAAATGTCTTaggatttagaaaaaagaaaaagaactttattGGGATTATTTGTCTGGGAAGCATCTGTGAGGCAAATATTTCCCAACATTAGTCTTTTTACCATTAGGtcaagagaaaatagatttcttctTTGGACTATACGCTTTCTGATTCTAATCCACAGAAGCAAAGCTGAACAACTAACGGATCCCAGTAAAACTCTTCATTTTGATCATGGTTCCAGGAAGTGATGATAGCTAACAGCTACCATTTACATGACACTTTGATGGTTTTAAAATACTTTAGATATTAACCCACTTGATCTCACATATTATACCATTTGAAGAAGATGGCAGGTTTGAAATCTAAACAGCATAGAACCAAGCAGAGCCATCTATGACAAATTCATGTTAGGGGCCTGGACAACAGAGTAACTGATCATCTGAAGAAGACAACCTTCTTCAAGCCAAAAGGCTGAGTGGAGGCTAGACACAGACAAACTTTCTTTGATACTTTAAGAGGCATAGTAGTTTAAAGAGTCACATCTCTGATATAAAACCCAAGAGCAATGCAAAGagcaaaaattagaagagaatccTTGACTTATTTTATGGAACTTCACTAGTCTAAAAATCATGGCTTAAATTAAGCAAATGGCttaaataaacaaacatgaaAGCAATATTATCATCTAGAGGGGAGTAATAGCCAAGGAAAAAAAGCCTGCACAGTGCAGCCTCCATATAAGAAACATTACAATTCTGGACTTGGCTCCTCCCCTGGCTGCCACTGCCACTAAACTGGGTAGGCCCCTGGATTTATGGCCATACCTGAATGATTCTGGGCAGAGGCTAGAAGCAATGATAATGAAATACTTGTTGAGGGATGCCTGTGGAAGAATGAAAGAAGCCTCTATGCATGTGGTAGAGGGCAGAGGATGGAAGGAAATGACCTGAAAGTTTCCTGACACTAATCAGGGCTGCATTCTGTAGATTCTGGGAGACAGAACCCCTCTAGCCTGTAGTATCTCTATGTAGAGGCAcaccttttttaaaagaaaagttaaaacatTGTTGGCAAATAACATGGTTAGAAAGCAATTACCTGAGGTGATGTGCTCCTGCCTGAGCACTAGCAGCTCTGTTAGGATCTGAACACACTGATCTGTGTAGGTCCTGGCAATGCCACCTACCAAGGAAGAGAAGGCAAAAGCAGTTGTAACATAAGAAACAATCATCCAGGACAACAGAGGAACTGATCATCTGAAGAAGGGACAACCTTCTTCAAGCCAAAAGGCCGAGTGGAGGCTAGAGACACAGACAAACAGATCCATTCTAGCAAagttaactataaaatgaactttGATCaaaaaagccttaaaaaaaaaaaaaccttcttagAATCGaaacaagtatcagttccaagagtggtaagggctaggcaatggggtttggggggtggggttataataacttgcccagggtcacacagctaggaagtttctgaggccacatctgaactcgggacctcctgactctagacctggcagtCTATCCAGTGAGTCACCTAGCAGCCTcagaaaaactatttttttaaaaaaatcgaTTCCCCCCAATTAATCCCTCAATCCTTGAGGATTCTTGAGGGCaaaaatctttcatttaaaaaaaatttaaggtagCAGCTTGGAGGCATGCTTGATGTTGCCACAGATTAGCAGATCTTAGAAATATACCTGTTAATAGTACTCTGTAgcaatttcctgactccaggtcctactCTCCACCATTATCAATCTCTCCTTTCCCCTACAAAAAAACCAAGAAATTTTTTCCTATGTCAGAGGATCCCCTAATGCTATACttaaagctttaaaattttaGCTCCTCTTCTTATTTTTCAAGTATGTATAATAGTTCAACAGGGGAAAGCTTCTAGGCTTTGCCAAAAGATACCATCGTTTAGTGCAAGAAACTACTATCTTAAAATTTTAAGGACTCTGGTATAGCAGGAAACAATCTAAGAATAGGAGTCAAAAGAACTCATATCTAGTCTTGACTTTTTTATTTAAGCAAATCATTAAACTTTCTGTACCTCAGGTTCCCCAATATGTAACTTGGGAATTATAATATCTATCCTACTTGCCTTTTGGGGCTTTTTGAGAATAACATGTGTATGTCATCCAAAAATTATACAGAATTATTCAAATGCAAGGTATTATAAAATCTAAATGCTTTATCTTGAGTTTACTTAAAATGAGAATTATCTATAATCCCTATCCTTGAGGAAATGGTGAGTTTAGTCCTGAACAGGTCCTGCCGTTGCTCATACATCAGCAATTGTGAGTCATTTGCCCAGTTCTTTTAGCGAAGGCCTCGTTACCTCTGAAGCAGGCTTTGCCCTTTCGTCTTTGATGTTCCTCTGGCCATAGCTTTCTAGCTGGCCCATTTGGCCTCAGAGGAGGAGGAAGCAGCAGACACCCTACCTATGGCAAAGATGGCAGCCTGTGCCAGGTCAGCTGACACATCAGTACAGTAATCCCGGAGCTCCTCTAGCACCTGCTGGACATTCTCATCGTTCACCAGCTCACACAGCACTTCCACTTTCTGCAGCTTGATGTAATGTGGCTCTGAGTAGGAGCAGAAGAACTTTTTGTAGTGGCTACTGAAGTGGCCAGGCAGACTACGGAGGATCCGTCGAACATGGCAGAGTGCAGCAAAACAGAGCTCCCGGCTCTCTGATGAGCAGGCTGCCAGCAAGGGCCCTTTGACTCTAACAAGCACATCCGTCTGCACATGAGGGAATTCTTTTGCCAAAATGAGAAAGAGTTTGGTGGCTGCCATCACCACAGCAGGGCTGCTGCTCTGAAGAGAACTATCCAACAGATTGAGGATGGCAAAGAGTTCCTCCTCACTTCGGGGTTGATAGCGTAACAGGAAGCCCAGCACCTCAGCCTGGCCCCACTgatccaggtctggcattctgcctcagagagaaaataaagaggcTGTTTTGGCAGCAAAAGGACAATTCTTTCTCTGCAGCCATGTTTTAACAGCTGCTTAAAACaggaaagaacatttaaaataagTTGTAGTGGAAGAAAACAGAGCTTTAAACAAATGTGTACATTATAGTACCCCTTTTAAACAAGGCCCTAGACTCTTCCTCAAAAGGGATGCTATACTTTATGAATTTAATACTTATGCAAAACTGCATTTAAAAACCAAAAGCAACCATACAATGCTCACTGGGCTAGGATCAAGGGTTTAATCAAGGTCTTGGTTTTAGATTCTCCATATATCTAGAGTAGTATAAATATCTTAATGGGAGAGAGCATAATGGCTCTAAAACAAAATGATTAGGAACTAACATCATAGGGTATGATGTTCCTGCTTCATACTATGCACATATAGAAAACTtcaagaaaagaaatgttttttgaacAGAAAATTGTGG
It includes:
- the AP4B1 gene encoding AP-4 complex subunit beta-1 isoform X1, whose translation is MPYLGSEDIVKELKKALCNPHIQADRPRYRNVIQKVIRHMTQGVDVSSVFMEMVKASATVDIVQKKLVYLYMCTYAPLKPDLALLAINTLCKDCSDPNPMVRGLALRSMCSLRMPGVQEYIQQPILNGLRDKASYVRRVAVLGCAKMYNLHGDSEIDGALVNELYSLLRDQDPIVVVNCLRALEEILKQEGGVVINKPIAHHLLNRMPDLDQWGQAEVLGFLLRYQPRSEEELFAILNLLDSSLQSSSPAVVMAATKLFLILAKEFPHVQTDVLVRVKGPLLAACSSESRELCFAALCHVRRILRSLPGHFSSHYKKFFCSYSEPHYIKLQKVEVLCELVNDENVQQVLEELRDYCTDVSADLAQAAIFAIGGIARTYTDQCVQILTELLVLRQEHITSAVVQTFRNLVWLCPQCTEAICQALPGCEESIQDSEGKQALIWLLGVHGETIPNAPYVLEDFVENVKAETFPGVKMELLTALLRLFLSRPAECQDMLGRLLYYCIEEEKDMAIRDRGLFYYRLLLTGIDEVKQILCSPKSDPSLGLLEDQAERPVNSWASEFNTLVPMYSKACWAAISSLQVSEPRGPEPSGTGVLSPSGSLISENKAELQPLSDSGSFLLVPNGQLTAEQFEKTWLSLEVAHQEVLPWQGVAHPDTIQTALQMVNIQTIALSKAGVQPWKAYLSAQDGSGCVFLTELLLDPEHLQVRLSVKQSHVKAEALNSFISVLKTVIGTIVDIKS
- the AP4B1 gene encoding AP-4 complex subunit beta-1 isoform X2, giving the protein MPYLGSEDIVKELKKALCNPHIQADRPRYRNVIQKVIRHMTQGVDVSSVFMEMVKASATVDIVQKKLVYLYMCTYAPLKPDLALLAINTLCKDCSDPNPMVRGLALRSMCSLRMPGVQEYIQQPILNGLRDKASYVRRVAVLGCAKMYNLHGDSEIDGALVNELYSLLRDQDPIVVVNCLRALEEILKQEGGVVINKPIAHHLLNRMPDLDQWGQAEVLGFLLRYQPRSEEELFAILNLLDSSLQSSSPAVVMAATKLFLILAKEFPHVQTDVLVRVKGPLLAACSSESRELCFAALCHVRRILRSLPGHFSSHYKKFFCSYSEPHYIKLQKVEVLCELVNDENVQQVLEELRDYCTDVSADLAQAAIFAIGGIARTYTDQCVQILTELLVLRQEHITSAVVQTFRNLVWLCPQCTEAICQALPGCEESIQDSEGKQALIWLLGVHGETIPNAPYVLEDFVENVKAETFPGVKMELLTALLRLFLSRPAECQDMLGRLLYYCIEEEKDMAIRDRGLFYYRLLLTGIDEVKQILCSPKSDPSLGLLEDQAERPVNSWASEFNTLVPMYSKACWAAISSLQVSEPRGPEPSGTGVLSPSVPNGQLTAEQFEKTWLSLEVAHQEVLPWQGVAHPDTIQTALQMVNIQTIALSKAGVQPWKAYLSAQDGSGCVFLTELLLDPEHLQVRLSVKQSHVKAEALNSFISVLKTVIGTIVDIKS